In a single window of the Polynucleobacter sp. MWH-UH24A genome:
- the hda gene encoding DnaA regulatory inactivator Hda, with translation MASSALPRQFALDINQVPKPSFHNFLPNGNEALIDALHHSIAVWSSPPNTPSHSIEGRWFYWWGSDGSGCSHLLSAISNRAEQHQIGTIRLFPSQPSGWVDAESKLAATEGSQSLVLTVDDVDRLDEHQQASLFRLLNIVHASPHSFVYLSGHAPPKQLALREDLRTRIGWGLIFEVHPLSDSEKMEALSRAAKERGLVLSNEVLPWLIHHFYRDMPSLMALLDALDAYSLETKRAITLPLVRELLQISGHTP, from the coding sequence ATGGCCTCATCAGCGCTACCCCGCCAATTTGCCCTTGATATTAATCAAGTCCCCAAGCCCTCATTCCATAATTTTTTACCCAATGGTAATGAAGCGCTAATTGATGCGCTTCATCATTCCATTGCGGTCTGGAGTTCTCCTCCAAACACCCCCTCCCACTCCATTGAGGGTCGCTGGTTTTACTGGTGGGGAAGCGATGGTTCTGGTTGCTCGCATCTCTTAAGCGCCATTTCAAATCGAGCCGAGCAACACCAAATTGGGACGATTAGGCTATTTCCAAGTCAACCAAGCGGCTGGGTTGATGCTGAATCCAAACTCGCCGCTACCGAGGGCTCTCAATCATTGGTTTTGACCGTTGATGATGTGGATCGCCTTGATGAACACCAACAAGCCAGTCTTTTTCGCTTATTAAATATAGTGCACGCTAGTCCACACTCGTTTGTTTACTTGTCCGGGCACGCGCCACCTAAGCAATTAGCTTTGCGAGAGGATCTACGAACACGTATCGGCTGGGGGTTGATTTTTGAAGTTCACCCACTGTCTGATTCTGAGAAGATGGAGGCTTTATCGCGCGCTGCGAAAGAGCGAGGGTTGGTCTTATCGAACGAGGTTTTGCCTTGGTTAATCCATCATTTCTATCGCGATATGCCAAGTTTGATGGCGCTCCTAGATGCGCTCGACGCCTACTCCTTGGAGACCAAACGTGCGATTACCTTACCTTTGGTTCGTGAGCTATTGCAAATTTCCGGACACACGCCATGA